The sequence below is a genomic window from Bradysia coprophila strain Holo2 chromosome X unlocalized genomic scaffold, BU_Bcop_v1 contig_128, whole genome shotgun sequence.
TATTGATATTGATATCTGCACCGGCACCTATGATATTTAAATACAGGAAACTTCAAACACTTCAATTGCGCAGCTGAACAAGCTCACATTTTTGCACACCTGGTCTGACTTGTTGAACGTCATCTAAAGATGTACGCAGTACAAGTACACTAGTTGCTGACATGGCAATAATTCATGTAACATGGATATGTGCAGAAACACCAATATGCGAATGTAGTCGGTTTTATGAACACAAAACGCACacattcaaaaacttttgttcatttaaatCATTGTTTCAGTTACAGTAACAACCACTAAATAATTCTATGTCAAATGCTAACGATAACGATAACATTACCAGGCATTGTTTACGTAgctaaaattcaattacttGTCGTATCAACGTGAAACTTTATACTACACTGATACTCACTCGTGAGCACTGTATAAAACTAACTAATAATCATGCATATAGGTATAATATGGATATGGGAGGGGGAAAATATTGGTGAAattagttttatttatttattatttatcgtATGGCTCCATACATCAATCCTTGAGTCAAACTACAAAATCGttagtcaaaatttaaaatcaaaactaGTTAAATTCAGATCATTAAATCCAGGCCTGCAAGCCACTCTGCAGCCCCTTCGTCTAGTCGGTGTAACCCTTCCATACCGCCAACAAACTTTCGATTCGGACAATCATTCACTATGTGATTCATTGATTGATTTGGCTCGCCACAGTCACAACCAGCAGAATCGGCCAGGTTCCATTGGAATAAACACTTCGCGCAATTCCCGTGTCCGGTTCGTATTCGGTTCAATCGTGTCCATGCCTTCCTCGGCAAATCGAATCCAGCTAGCCTTATAGTCGGATCGGGTACCAATTCCATATTCTGAACATTGATCTGAtgccaaatatttttccattctcTATGCGCTTGGTAAGGCATTGTGATGTCACTTAACGTCTTCCAAAGTGGATGCCGAGAGGTCAGTCTTGGTGCTGGTATATTGTTCAGGTCGTCGTGGATAGGAAGCTCATCCATTGATCCGATTTTTTCCCATTCTCGGGCAAAAGCTTTGTACCTTCGAATCGCTGGCGGTTCGATGTTAGCCAGTACGTGTAGCCATTCGATTGGTGTAGATGCAACTGCGCCTGTTATCACTCGTAGAGCCTCGTTCAATGCGACATCGATGATGTTTGTGTGGGCGCTCTTTATCCAAATAGCAGATCCGTATTCAGCCACAGAGTAAACAAGTGCCAGTGCTGATGTACGCAAAACAGTGGCATTGGCACCCCAAGACGTCCCAGCAAGTTTCTTTAGGAGGTTGATTCTGGGCTGCATTTTCAACGCCGTTCgtgaattattttctttgtcaATTCATTCAATGACGTCGCTAACCACATTGCCAACGAAAATGACAAATTAACCGGCAAAATAGTATCCGGACTAAAGACCGAGCTGTCGTTTATACGAAAGGAGCTGAAAAATGACATCAATTCACTGTCGAATAATTTCCAAGATGCGGTGCAACGAGTTGAATCTGAACAATCATCGCAACTTGGACGGATCTCACACCTGGAGGACACAGTGGCCCGTCTCCAACGGATTAACGAATTGGTCGTCTCCGGGATACCTGTGGTGGAAAACGAATGCTGTGCAGCAGTCATTAAGAAGATTGCTGCAGCTGTTCACTGCACAATTGGAACGTTACGCGCATTTCGCTTATACAAAACTGGTCAAAATAACCTCAAAAAACGCCTCCGTAATAACAGCAACGCAAACCCGCCGATTATCATGGTGAAATTTGCATCGACTATGGAAAAGAGCGACTTCTTCAGAGCGTACCTCTCACGTAAAGATCTAAGCCTTAAGGACATCGGATTTTCATCCACTCAGCGCATTTACGTGAAAGAAAACCTGACACCGTCCAACCACAAGATTTTCCAAGAATGTGAAAGTGCAAAGAGAACTGGCCTAGTAAGCAAGCTGTTTACCAGAGATGGAGTCTGCTATGTTGCCCTTCAACCTAATGGCAAACCGACTATGGTACACTCAATTGACGCCCTCCATGATTTGATCGGCGGTAGTAATGCAATTGCTCGACCTAAAAGACCCAACGACGTGGGTGGTCATGATAAACCTGCGGTAACTAAGAGGAAAACCAAAAAGCGCAGATTGGATCCAACGTGTCGATCGAACGCAATTCCGCAACAGTCGATGGAATGTGAGTCAAATGGAAATCGTAATTCCTGGGCAGCACTTCAAGCAGCAACAGAACAATTCGATTCGGAATCATTACAGTCGACAATGGATACAACTGCAACAACTACAACCGCTACCACCGACTGATTTTTTCGATTAGTCATCGTCATGCATTCCACCGTTAGTTAATTTCGCTTGGTCATCGTTATGCTCGATTCAAAGACAAGTATACTGAATTATATCTCATTTCTCATTGTTTTATCTGTCATAAActtaattttcacattttcattacCATTTTTGTCAAGCTTCTGATTACTAAAACGAGGATAGGATTTTGGCTGAATTTTGAAGGTCTTTTCTTTCTATTTGTACACGATAACAAACACGGAAAGTATACGATTAAACATCGCATCATCCACATTACTTTTGGACACTGTCATTGACGTAAGTACCACtgatttcattcattcatcatatCATCACTGTCATACATCATTTGAATCATTCACTGCGGGTTCCTCTGCATCACCTCTatcgtttttgaaaatggcAATGACCCAAAGTGTGAGACCTAACCCTGCGGAGATTCCAATCGCGATACAGAATGTAGTACTTAAATCGGCATTCCCAGCGACTAGTCCTACTCTGAATGTTGCTCATCTCAACCCAGACGGTCTTCGTCCAAAGATTGATGAGTTTCGGGAGGTCATTAAGGGAGCAAATCTGCACTGTGTTGCTATATCGGAGACCCACTTCAAGTCTTATATGTCAGACAAGTCGGTCGAGCTGCGAGGTTTTGTACTTCACCGAAATGACAGGGAACTTCGCCGGTATGGAGGAGTGGCACTCTATGTGAAGAAAAGTGTTGCTTCGAAAGTAGTTCTAAAAAGTGTTAGCCGAATAGGGACACTTGAGTACCTCTTTGTCGAACTAAGTTGCGTGTCGCATAAGGTACTGTTCGGCGTGATGTACAAGCCGCCTGGGATCGATGACATTGATGTGTTCGAAGACATCATGCAAGATCTGAGTTCCAGGTATTCGAATGTTATAGTTGCGGGGGATTTTAATGAGGACTTGATTTCTCGTTCAGCCAAGACGATTAGGTACATTGATGCGGTCCGTTCATTGTCAATGGAACTGGTTTCGACGGAACCTACACATTTTTCGAAGACTTCTTCTACGTGCATTGACCACTTTCTGACTAACTCTATTAGTGATGTTGCTCGTTTCTCTCAGGTTAGTCTGGGGGAATTTCTAAACATGACATGATTTTCATGTCAGTACAATGTGATATGTCGTGCATTGACTCTGGGGTCACATTGAGGCGTAGGATTCATCGTATTGACGGTGAGAAGTTGGTTTCAGATGCGATGTCAGTTGACTGGACCAGTATCATGATGAGTAACGATGTCGATGAATCAGTGAGTAACCTCGAAGTAGAGCTGCTGCGTCTGCTGAACTTTCATGCTCCTTTAGAACCGATGCAAGCACGAGAGTCTTCAGCACCGTGGTTCTGCTATGACGTTAGCAAGGCACTGATTGACAGGGATTTAGCATATGAAGCATGGAAACGTCATAGGACCGACGGTAACTTTGTTCATTTTAAAAGACTGAGGAATGCAGCCTCACAGATCATCCGACTAGCTAAGCGTCGCTACTACACGCGTAAGTTCGGGTCTTTGATACCTACGACGAAACTGTGGAGCAGCTTACGTGGGTTGGGTCTTTTAAGGGGCTCTGGTGATGCCGTGGCCCCGTATACGCCAGAGGAATTCAACGTCCATTTCACTCAAGGCATTTATTCAGACTTCCcagtttttattaatttgtcgAATACCCCACGGCTATTGACCGGGAACTCCGCAACGTCCCGTAGACAGTTTTCTTTTCGTAACGTTACCAGCCATGAAGTATGCAAGGCCATTGTTAGCATTAAATCAAATTCTGAGGGCCTCGACGGCATCCCGATTTCATTTATCAAACTAATCCTACCAGCTGTTCTGCCAGTGATTACGACCATTTTCAATGCAGCATTAACTAAATCTGTATTTCCGAAGTCATGGAAGCTGTCTAAGGTCTTGCCGAGGCATAAGAATACGCGTGATAAACAATTGCGGGACTACCGCCCGATTAGTATACTTCCGGCGTTGTCTAAGGCTTTAGAGAAGCTTATGAAGGGTCAAATGAATGAGTACATAGCTGAATTTGGACTGTTACATAGATTTCAGTCTGGGTTTCGCTCAAACCATGGTACTGCTACGGCCTTACTGAAGATTACGGATGATATAAGGGTGGATCTTGACGGTGGATTAGCCACGGTCCTCTTGTTACTCGACTTTTCTAAGGCCTTCGATACAGTTAGGCACGGTCTTTTGCTTAATAAACTTGAccaaaatctgacgttctccTCTTCTGCACTTAATTTCATTTGGAGCTACCTGAGTAATAGGCAGCAGAAGGTAATGATTAATGGATGCAGCTCCAGCTTCTCGGACATATTGGTCGGGCTCCCGCAAGGCTCGGTTCTCGGTCCGTTACttttttcagtgtttataaACGATCTTCCAGCGACAGTAAAGTTTTCCCGTGTGCACCTTTTCGCCGATGATGTACAACTCTACTTGTCTGTGCGTAAGGAAAATGTCAGGGAAGACGTGAATAACCTCAACGCTGATCTTAGGGCTATTTCGTTCTGGGCGGGAGCAAACGGTCTGGTACTTAATGCTAGTAAAACGCAGGCAATCAGGATCTGCACTGGGAATTGGTCGTCAACTATCCCTCAGGTGGAGCTGA
It includes:
- the LOC119067817 gene encoding uncharacterized protein LOC119067817, which encodes MQPRINLLKKLAGTSWGANATVLRTSALALVYSVAEYGSAIWIKSAHTNIIDVALNEALRVITGAVASTPIEWLHVLANIEPPAIRRYKAFAREWEKIGSMDELPIHDDLNNIPAPRLTSRHPLWKTLKYGIGTRSDYKASWIRFAEEGMDTIEPNTNRTRELREVFIPMEPGRFCWL